ACCCTGATAATTATCTTGAACTGTTTTTTGATTGGGTATAAACCAGATACCTTGCCCGTAAGTCGTATTCTCAAGTAAATATTTTGCAAGAGGATTAATATGAACATTAAATATGTGTTTTAACCTTTTAATATCTTTAAGTTCGGCAGGTTTTTCCATCATGGCTGATACCATGCTATTTAATGAACTGACAGGATATTCTGCCTTACTAAAAATTTCATCAAACTCATTTGTGGATTGTAATATTTCTTCATTAATTACCGCAGCTTTTTTCGATTCAACCAATATGCTGTTGGCACTGTTAATTAGACATAAAAACACTATTATTATAATTACAATTATAGGGGTTATTACCAATATATATTTATTGTTTAATAACTTTTGTGTCTTTTTCATCCGCTTCTCCGTCCAAAAATGCATTCAGTGCGCAAAAAATATTGCTGCTTTAGCTTGTTGTGTACATTTTTAACTTATAATTTCATAATTGTCGTCAACCCGGGTAGTGTTTTTGATAGTTAATAAAAATAAATGCATTTCAGTCCTAAAAGCGTCATTGTATTGAATTTCAGGCTCATTACAAATTTTCTCTATATAGTGTATTGAGTTAATTATTATGCTCATCTCATTTATTAAATTTTCATCTTTGTACATTAAATCTTTCTTGCATTTGTTTAAAAATAACTCAATTACAATGCAAATATTTTTAACGCAAGCCAAATCAATAAAATCTGCTATTCCGCTTATGCAATGAAAAGCGCGAAAAAACTCATGAAGTATCTCGTTTTTTTCAAGAAATACTCTTTTATCAGCAGAATTTGTATTTATTTTTAACAATACAGATCGAATGATTTCAATTTGTATAAACAGTTCTTCTTTTAATTCCTTTGTTACGTCATATATTTTATTATTGTTATTTAACATTTCCGGCAAAAATATCCTTATAATTTAGTAACATTATTAAAATCACCACTATTTTCAAGTCTTGATAATCTCCAGACTTTCCATTTTTTGAATTAATTTTTGCTTATCGATAGGCTTAACAAGATAACCCTCGCATTGTTCTCTAAATGCAGTTTTGATATTATCAGAGTCATCAAGAGCTGATGTCATTATGATTTTAACTCCGTCAAGGCCATATATTTCTTTTTGTTTTTCAAATTGCCTGATCTCTTTAAGTACTTCCTGCCCGTCCATTTCGGGCATCATAATATCAAGGCAAATAAAATCGTAAGCTTCATTCTCATCAAATGCCAGCCTAAAAGCTTCAACAGCTTCTTTCCCATTGACTGCAACATCGCATTGTCCGTATTCGGAAAGGTATTTCAAAAGTATTTTTCTGCTGGTAAAATCATCATCTACAATTAATATTTTAATTTTTATCACCTTATCCTTCATCTAAATATTTTTTCATAACACAAAAGCCACAGGGTATTTTTAAAGAGCTTAAATTTTCTTGTTTAATTTATTTGTTGATTATACTTTTAAAACGCGTTTTAAACAACCATTATTTTTAAAAAACAAATACATTTTTTTGATAAAATTCATGTCATAAATAGCCGTCCTTTTTCCCTGTTCTTTACAACAAAGACCCTAAGCTGTTTTTTAAACTGTCTTAGAAGGTATTTTGAATTTTGTTTTTACAATAAAATTTTACGTTTACAGCAAGAGATGAATTAATAGAATAGACCCATTTTTGTTAGGTTCAATATATCATATTTATTAAGTATTTTGCACCTTTAGCTTAAGAAAACAAGAAAATTATTTTAGAAATTTCTTGTTTAGAGAGAGCTTACAGGCATTTTGAGATGTTCACGTTTCTTTACTCAAAGCACAAGCAGAAAAAAGACAATAATATCTTGCAGGCAAAAATTAAAATTGCAGCAAAAATAGACGAAGGCTGTGCTTTTAACACAGCCTTCTTAAAGCTAACTTTAAGCTTTCCCTTAAATCGGAGCCATCCGCTCCACAAATTATATATACCCGAATTGAAAAAAATTAAACGTTATTTAACTCAAATTGCAAAATAAATTAACCACTCTGTCATTGAAAGGAAGTTTGAAGAGCTGACGTGGCAATCCATTTAATTTTATTCTTTAACTCTTAATGTTATTGACTGATTTATCTCCAGAATTGCTTCAGTAAGCCTGGAAACATCCTTTGCGCCGGCCTGCGCAAAATTTGGTTTGCCTCCGCCTTTACCGTCGCATTTTGATGCAACTTCATTCACAAGTTGACCTGCATTTATTCCCTTAGTAATAAAATTTTGCGAAACTTTGCTTGTGATAGAAATCTTTTCATCTTCGACACAGGCAAGCACAATAATACTGTTGCCCAATTTGTCACCGATTTTTTCCGTAAGCCCTCTTAAAGCCTTTGAAGGAATCCCATCAACTCTTGCCACAAGAAGTTTTCCGTCATTTATTACAACAGCTTGGTCTGAAAGCGAATCAATTTTACTTTCCGCAATTTCCGTTTCAAGTGATTCAATGAGTTTTTGGCTTAGATTCAGTTCATCCTGAAGTTTTTCAAGCCTTTCGGTTACTTCAGCAGGTGGAATTTTTAGTTTTTTGGATACTTTATTAAGTTCTTTATAGTAACTGTTTAAATAGTCAAAGGCTTTTTGCCCGCAAACAAGCTCAATCCTTCTTGTTCCAGCGGCAATTGCGCTTTCTGAAACAATTTTACAAAGTCTTATTTCGCCTGTGGAATCTGCATGAGTCCCTCCGCAAAGTTCTTTGCTCACGCCCTCAATGGAAACAACCCTTACTTTATCACCGTATTTTTCACCGAACAGAGCGATTGCACCTGAATCTTTGGCTTCAGCTATCGACAATTCCAGAGTTTGTCTTTTGTAATTCTCGTTTATCCATTTGTTAAGGATATTTTCGATTTTTTCGACTTCCTGTTCGCTTAATCCTCTGTCAAAAGAAAAATCAAATCTTGTTCTGTCAGGATCTACCTGAGAACCGGCCTGAGCAACAGAATCGCCCAGAACTTCCCTCAAAGCCGATTGCAAAAGATGCGCGCTTGTATGATGAATCATTATATCTTTTCTTCTTGCTTCATCTATCACAGCAGAAATTTTTTCTCCGATTTTGGCTTCACCATTTTTTATTTGGACTTTATGGATAAATAAATCGTTGAATTTAGTAGTGTTTAACACTTCCGCTTCGAAATTTTCGCTTTTAATTATGCCGGTATCACCTACCTGACCGCCGGATTCCCCGTAAAAAGGAGTTTTATCTAAGATTATTTCTGCAATATCTCCTTCATCAGCCGAATCAGAAATTGTACCATCTTTTATAATAACTTTTATCAGGCTGTCTTCCGATTTATTTTCGGTATACCCTACAAAATTCGTTGCGCCTAACTTTTCGAATATATCAATATAAATTGTATCATCAGTAAGCCTTACCGCAGTTCTTGCACCTCTGGCTCTGACTTTTTGTTCTTCCATAGCCTTGTTAAATCCGACAACATCCACAGAAAAGCCTTTTTCCTCGGCGATTTCTTTAGTCAATTCAAGTGGAAAACCAAAAGTATCATAAAGTTTAAACGCTTCTTCTCCTGATAGAACTTTTGTGTCTGAAGAATTTCCAATTATTTCTTCAAGAAGATTAACACCTCTGTCTATTGTCTGTCTAAATCTTTCTTCTTCTTTTTTGATGATAGAAATTACTTTTTCTTTGTTATTTTCCAGCTCAGGATAAGTTTCTTTGTAATTTTCAACGACAGTATCCACTATTTTGAACAAGAAAGGAAGTTCTACTCCGAGAATTTTGCCATGTCTTAAAGCCCTTCTCAAAATCATTCTCAGGACGTAATTTCTGCCTTCATTGCCGGGGATCAGCCCGTCAGAAATCAAGAAAGTTACGCAGCGCGCGTGGTCTGTAATTATTCTTATGCTTATGTCGTCTTTTTTGTTGTCTTTATAGTTTTTTCCTGATAATTTGCATACTTTTTTAACAATAGGCTGCAACAAGTCAGTATCAAAAGTAGAAGTGTGCCCGTTTACAACCATAGTGACTCTTTCAAGCCCCATGCCTGTGTCTACGTTTTTCTTTTCAAGTGGAGTATAGTTGCCTTCCTCGTCTTTGTTGAGTTCCATAAAAACAAGATTCCAAATTTCGACATATCTGTCGCATTCACAGGTATCTATGCCGCATTGAGGATGATCGCATTTGTATTCCCCGCCTAAATCATAATGAATTTCCGTACAAGGCCCGCAAGGTCCTGTAGGACCGGGAGGACCCCAGAAATTATCTTTCTTTCCTTTTCTTAAAATTCTTTCTTGAGGGATTCCTACATCATTTTTCCATATTTCAAAGGATTCATCGTCTGTTTCAAATACTGTAACCCAAAGTTTGCTTTTATCCAGGCCGATCTCGTTTGTTACAAAATCCCATGACCAGGGAATAATTTCTTTTTTGAAATAATCACCAAAACTGAAATTTCCGAGCATTTCAAAGAAAGTGTGATGGCGTGGAGTTCTTCCCACGTTTTCTATATCAGAATCTTTTCCGCCTGCGCGAGCGCATTTTTGGACTGTTACAGCTCTTGGAGGATTTGGCGGGGCTTCATACCCTAAAAATATCGGAACAAACTGAAGCATTCCCGCTGTTGTCAGTAAAACAGTCGGGTTATCCGGTATTAAGCTTGAACTCGGGATATGTATGCTGTTATGTTTTTCTTTGAAAAAATTGATAAATTTTTGTCTTATTTCTTTTCCTGAAATATTTTGTGCATTATTCATGTACTTTATTTTTCCTCATAATAAATAATTATACTTATTATATAAGAAAATTAATTTTATAAAAAAGAGGGATAAAATTCCCGCCAAATCCTGATATAGTAAAATTGTAATCATTAGGACTTAATAAATGATGAAACATAGACTTGGATATGCCTGTATAAACTTAACAACAGGAATTCCTTTAAACAGGACATGCAGACTTGCAAACGCCACTGATTTAAGACTTAGAGGGCTTATAAAGTCAAATCTTGACGGTTTAATGCAGGTTCTTGAATGGAACAAAGAAAATAATATTTATCATTTCAGGATAAGCTCTGACATTATCCCGTTTGCTTCTCATGAAATCAATAAAATCGAATGGTGGAAGGATTTTAAAGATGAGTTTCCGGCTATAGGCACTTATATAAAAGAAAATAATTTTCGGGTTGCAATGCATCCAAGTCCGGTTGTCTATTTGAATTCGCCGAGACCGGAGGTGGTGAAAAGTTCAATTAAAGAACTGGAATGGCATATAAAATTTCTTGACGCGCTTGAGCTTGATTCTTCTCACAAAATCGTATTTCATGCAGGCGGAGTTTACGGAGATAAAACAGAAGCCATAAAACGGTTCATTAAAGTTTATAAAGAACTTCCGAAAAATTTCAAAGCAAGACTTACTCTTGAAAATGACGACAAAAACTACAATGTATGGGATTTGACTAAGATTAATGAAGCAGTAGGAATACCGCTTGTATTTGATAATTTGCATCACGAGGTTTTAAATACGCAACAGCCCCGTGACAAAGATATTGAAGCTATACTTAAAACATTTTTTTCAACGTGGGACAATAAAACAGAAATACCTGATATCCATTATTCAACACAAAAAGAAGCATCAAGGTCGGGAAGTCATTCTGAATCAATAAATTTGCAAGAATTTAAAGAATTTTTCTTAAAATACTTGCATCTGAATTTTGACATAATGTTTGAAACGAAAGATAAGGACAAAAGCGTTCTTTCTGCATATAAGATGTTTAAAACCGATCCGGATTTTAAACACGTTGAACTGTAAAAATTAGCCTTAAATACGCACACCCGGGCAATTTTATATGCTGTTTATTTCTGGTTATATAATAGGATGCTTTATTCATTCTCACTTAACCGTCTGTTTTAATTGTAGACCGGATTAGCCCTACTTCCGGTCTTTTTTATTTTCAAACTTTTACCATTCCGACTGAGCGAGCGCTAATATTTCCGGGTACTTCGTTATAGGACATAACGCTAATTTGCGGAAAAGTTCTTTCTATTAGTCTTCTAAACGCCATACGTATAGGAGAACTGCATAAAATTACCGGCTGATTGCCTGTAGATTTAAGCGCTGTTTCAATTTCCAAATTAAGACTGCTTATTAATTTCCTTGTAAAATTCGGTTCAAGGCTCAAACTTTGTCCGTCATTGCTTATTCCTGTTGCAATCGTATTTTCTATTTCGGGAGAAATAGTTATAGCAAGCAATTCTCCCGAATCACTCAAATTTTGTTTGCATATACTTCTTGAAAGTGCCATCCTGCACTGTTCAGTGAGGAAATCAGGGTTTTTATTTATTCTTTGATAAGTGCTTAATGTTTCAAGGATTGTCTGTAAATCTTTTATAGGTACTTTTTCACGCAATAAATTCTGTAAGACCATATGAACTTCCGATGTCGTAATATTATTATCCTTAAATACATCTTCTACAAAAGCTTCAGATTGCTTTTTAAGGTTTTCAATAAGTGTTTGCACGTCAGGTCTTGTCAAAATTTCTGAGGAATTTTTCTTTATAACTTCAGTGATGTGAGTTGAAATTACTGCTGAAGCGCTAACAACTGTATAACCTTCTGATTCAGCGTATTCTTTGTCTTTTTCCGCAATCCATAAGGCAGGCAACCCAAAAGCCGGTTCAACCGCAGTTATCCCTTTCAAATTAGGGTCATCATCTCCTGCTCCTGCATTCATTGCAAGATGCCTGTCAGAGTACACTTCACCTGTTTCTATAGGGATTCCTCTTAATTTTATTTGATAATTATTTGCAGGAAGTTGTAAATTATCTCTAACTCTTATTGAAGGAAGTATAATTCCTAAATCAATCGCAGTTTGTCTTCTTATTTGGGCGATTCTTTCGAGCAAATCACCTCCCTGTTCAATATCAAGAAGAGGTACAAGCCTGTATCCTATTTCTATTTCTATAGGTTCAATATTTAATAACTCCATTACGCTTTCTTTAGAAGCTTTTTTCTTAGTTTTTTTGGATTGTGACGTTTCTAAGTCTTTTGCTTTTATCTCGTCTTCTTTTTCTTTGTTTATATCTTTAAGCTTCCAAAAACTCAATACCCCGAGAAATCCGCCTATAAGGAAGAAAGGCATTTTAGGCAAGCCGGGAACAAAGCCTAATAAGAGTAAAAGTCCTGAAACAACACCAAGGACTTTAGGATTGCCAAACATTTCATTTTCAATATCTTTGCTTAAGCCGGTTTCTTTTCCGCCCGCTCTGGTTACAATCAAACCTGTTGCTGTAGAAATAATAAGCGCAGGAAGCTGTGATACAAGACCATCTCCGACTGTTAAAATTGTATAAGTTGCTGCTGATTGGACAAATGACAAATGATTTTGGACAATCCCAATAATAAAGCCGCCGACAATATTTACAACAGTAATGAATATCCCTGCTGTTGCATCTCCTTTTACAAATTTGCTGGCACCATCCATAGTTCCGTAAAAATCTGCTTCTCTTTGAAAATCTTTTCTTTTTTGTTTTGCTTCCTCTTCTGTAATTATTCCTGAATTCAAGTCAGCGTCAACGCTTAACTGTTTTCCCGGCATTGCATCCAATGTAAATCTGGCTGCAACTTCTGCGACTCTTCCGGCACCGTTTGTGATAACCATAAAGTTGATAACTACAAGAATTATAAATATTACAACACCTACAACATAATTACCACCCACAACAAACTGTCCGAAAGCTGTTATTACTTCTCCTGCACTGCCGTGAAGCAGTATTAGTCTTGTCGCACTAACGTTAAGCCCCAGCCTGAAGAGTGTT
This genomic window from bacterium contains:
- a CDS encoding response regulator, giving the protein MKILIVDDDFTSRKILLKYLSEYGQCDVAVNGKEAVEAFRLAFDENEAYDFICLDIMMPEMDGQEVLKEIRQFEKQKEIYGLDGVKIIMTSALDDSDNIKTAFREQCEGYLVKPIDKQKLIQKMESLEIIKT
- the alaS gene encoding alanine--tRNA ligase, which produces MNNAQNISGKEIRQKFINFFKEKHNSIHIPSSSLIPDNPTVLLTTAGMLQFVPIFLGYEAPPNPPRAVTVQKCARAGGKDSDIENVGRTPRHHTFFEMLGNFSFGDYFKKEIIPWSWDFVTNEIGLDKSKLWVTVFETDDESFEIWKNDVGIPQERILRKGKKDNFWGPPGPTGPCGPCTEIHYDLGGEYKCDHPQCGIDTCECDRYVEIWNLVFMELNKDEEGNYTPLEKKNVDTGMGLERVTMVVNGHTSTFDTDLLQPIVKKVCKLSGKNYKDNKKDDISIRIITDHARCVTFLISDGLIPGNEGRNYVLRMILRRALRHGKILGVELPFLFKIVDTVVENYKETYPELENNKEKVISIIKKEEERFRQTIDRGVNLLEEIIGNSSDTKVLSGEEAFKLYDTFGFPLELTKEIAEEKGFSVDVVGFNKAMEEQKVRARGARTAVRLTDDTIYIDIFEKLGATNFVGYTENKSEDSLIKVIIKDGTISDSADEGDIAEIILDKTPFYGESGGQVGDTGIIKSENFEAEVLNTTKFNDLFIHKVQIKNGEAKIGEKISAVIDEARRKDIMIHHTSAHLLQSALREVLGDSVAQAGSQVDPDRTRFDFSFDRGLSEQEVEKIENILNKWINENYKRQTLELSIAEAKDSGAIALFGEKYGDKVRVVSIEGVSKELCGGTHADSTGEIRLCKIVSESAIAAGTRRIELVCGQKAFDYLNSYYKELNKVSKKLKIPPAEVTERLEKLQDELNLSQKLIESLETEIAESKIDSLSDQAVVINDGKLLVARVDGIPSKALRGLTEKIGDKLGNSIIVLACVEDEKISITSKVSQNFITKGINAGQLVNEVASKCDGKGGGKPNFAQAGAKDVSRLTEAILEINQSITLRVKE
- the uvsE gene encoding UV DNA damage repair endonuclease UvsE; this translates as MMKHRLGYACINLTTGIPLNRTCRLANATDLRLRGLIKSNLDGLMQVLEWNKENNIYHFRISSDIIPFASHEINKIEWWKDFKDEFPAIGTYIKENNFRVAMHPSPVVYLNSPRPEVVKSSIKELEWHIKFLDALELDSSHKIVFHAGGVYGDKTEAIKRFIKVYKELPKNFKARLTLENDDKNYNVWDLTKINEAVGIPLVFDNLHHEVLNTQQPRDKDIEAILKTFFSTWDNKTEIPDIHYSTQKEASRSGSHSESINLQEFKEFFLKYLHLNFDIMFETKDKDKSVLSAYKMFKTDPDFKHVEL
- the flhA gene encoding flagellar biosynthesis protein FlhA — its product is MGNFKLSDLSKNNDIILAIVLVVIIGMMIIPLPPFLIDILLTINISLAIIILLVCLYTTEPLQYSSFPTILLMATLFRLGLNVSATRLILLHGSAGEVITAFGQFVVGGNYVVGVVIFIILVVINFMVITNGAGRVAEVAARFTLDAMPGKQLSVDADLNSGIITEEEAKQKRKDFQREADFYGTMDGASKFVKGDATAGIFITVVNIVGGFIIGIVQNHLSFVQSAATYTILTVGDGLVSQLPALIISTATGLIVTRAGGKETGLSKDIENEMFGNPKVLGVVSGLLLLLGFVPGLPKMPFFLIGGFLGVLSFWKLKDINKEKEDEIKAKDLETSQSKKTKKKASKESVMELLNIEPIEIEIGYRLVPLLDIEQGGDLLERIAQIRRQTAIDLGIILPSIRVRDNLQLPANNYQIKLRGIPIETGEVYSDRHLAMNAGAGDDDPNLKGITAVEPAFGLPALWIAEKDKEYAESEGYTVVSASAVISTHITEVIKKNSSEILTRPDVQTLIENLKKQSEAFVEDVFKDNNITTSEVHMVLQNLLREKVPIKDLQTILETLSTYQRINKNPDFLTEQCRMALSRSICKQNLSDSGELLAITISPEIENTIATGISNDGQSLSLEPNFTRKLISSLNLEIETALKSTGNQPVILCSSPIRMAFRRLIERTFPQISVMSYNEVPGNISARSVGMVKV